One genomic window of Streptomyces sp. NBC_01498 includes the following:
- a CDS encoding phage tail tube protein, with protein MSGEIMVNITRAADLTMVGANGGAWVAPVGTPALDSPLTHPTDPWAALGAISDDGLVNGWDEESQAFTPWGLTSPFRTQITRSVRTFSATMWETSRLAVMSLHYRLDEADLEPDGEGLTKFAETASPVPDRRAFWFLVIDGDNMRGFYVPQGEISERSDVTYKQDEISGFEWTITTYPDEVGNTVYHCDKLPVTPADPLS; from the coding sequence ATGTCTGGAGAAATCATGGTCAACATCACCCGCGCTGCCGATCTCACGATGGTCGGAGCGAACGGCGGGGCCTGGGTGGCCCCTGTCGGGACGCCAGCCCTGGACTCGCCGCTGACGCACCCCACCGATCCGTGGGCGGCGCTTGGCGCCATCTCGGACGACGGCCTGGTCAACGGCTGGGACGAGGAGTCGCAGGCGTTCACCCCGTGGGGCCTGACCTCGCCGTTCCGCACGCAGATCACCCGGTCGGTCCGCACGTTCTCCGCCACGATGTGGGAGACGTCGCGCCTGGCGGTCATGTCGCTGCACTACCGGCTGGACGAGGCGGACCTGGAGCCGGACGGCGAAGGTCTCACCAAGTTCGCCGAGACTGCGTCCCCGGTCCCAGACCGCCGCGCGTTCTGGTTCCTCGTCATCGACGGCGACAACATGCGCGGCTTCTACGTCCCCCAGGGCGAGATTTCGGAACGAAGTGACGTCACGTACAAGCAGGACGAGATCTCCGGTTTCGAGTGGACGATCACCACGTACCCGGACGAGGTGGGGAACACCGTCTACCACTGCGACAAGCTGCCGGTCACACCTGCTGACCCGCTGTCCTGA
- a CDS encoding VG15 protein: protein MASTVSDGDGAADRYRRAQRGLSRLLLRDIGRLWRLFNPAQPAALPDWLEAADEVVSRFGDMSASLAAEFYDAQRAQADVGGGFRSPLADPPPAEQVEASLRWAIHDVWPQGTETEAQQQPLNSRVAVAERQVTGVAQKLVADQGRETVRQAVRRDPQAVAYARAAALGACSFCRLMASRGAVYATEGSAGMDANDLFSGDASVVKFHDNCHCAIIPVFRGQQFELSPHASDWDRLYREYAAPFPGDQLRRFRRAIAEHG, encoded by the coding sequence ATGGCATCAACGGTCTCTGACGGGGACGGCGCCGCAGACCGGTACAGGCGGGCACAGCGAGGCTTGTCACGGCTACTGCTCAGGGATATCGGCAGACTGTGGCGGCTGTTCAATCCGGCCCAGCCGGCGGCGCTCCCGGACTGGCTGGAGGCGGCCGACGAGGTGGTCTCCCGCTTCGGCGACATGTCGGCTTCTCTGGCTGCCGAGTTCTACGATGCGCAGCGCGCGCAGGCCGACGTCGGGGGCGGGTTCCGCTCGCCGCTCGCGGACCCACCGCCTGCTGAGCAGGTCGAGGCCTCGCTTCGGTGGGCGATCCACGACGTCTGGCCGCAGGGCACCGAGACTGAGGCGCAACAGCAGCCCCTCAATTCCCGGGTGGCCGTAGCTGAACGGCAAGTGACGGGCGTTGCGCAGAAGCTGGTGGCCGATCAAGGCCGGGAGACGGTCCGGCAGGCCGTCCGCCGGGACCCGCAGGCGGTCGCCTATGCCCGTGCCGCCGCGTTGGGTGCCTGCTCGTTCTGTCGCTTGATGGCATCGCGTGGTGCTGTTTACGCGACGGAGGGGTCGGCGGGTATGGACGCTAACGACCTGTTCTCAGGCGATGCGTCGGTCGTGAAGTTCCACGACAACTGCCACTGCGCGATCATCCCTGTCTTCCGGGGGCAGCAGTTCGAGCTGTCTCCTCACGCGAGCGATTGGGACCGGTTGTACCGCGAGTACGCGGCCCCATTTCCGGGTGATCAGCTTCGCCGGTTTCGGCGTGCGATTGCCGAGCACGGCTGA
- a CDS encoding terminase produces MPWKPPEPGAVPSLGYEVIDWISAYLAAPDRGDYEPFLLYPEQEDFVLRYYEINPQTGKRRFRRGVISRPRGWGKSPFLAALAIVEALGPVVPDGWDADGQPVGKPWSEVRTPLVQIAAVSETQTKNTWAPLLEMLQGPVIDEYVGLEPLDTFVNLPRGRIEPITSSARTVKGNKPVFAVLDQTEEWVKSNRGNRLAETMRINAAKIGGTTIESPNAFIPGEGSVAEESAAFWAKIREGRARDDGLFYDHREAPPETDMADRQSLIAGLTYTYGDSADRNGGHVDLDTLVSTIWDPSTDPQTARADFLNQITHASDSWISQPEWAGTAAPAKVVGRGEEIVIGFDGSRRRNRGVTDATALVGCRVSDGHLFLLGCWEQPDGPFGQDWQVPTVEVLTTVEDAFRDYNVVGMYADPARWESHIAKWEADHGRRLKLKASTQHPIEWWMTGGRANHIVRALEKFRSSVVDGELTHDGSSVMTRHILNARRRESRSGLQIMKEHPDSPKKIDVAIAAVLAWQARVDAMAKGLGKKKTGRSGRVVVLR; encoded by the coding sequence GTGCCGTGGAAGCCCCCGGAGCCTGGCGCTGTCCCGTCGCTCGGGTATGAGGTCATCGACTGGATATCGGCGTATCTCGCGGCACCCGACCGTGGCGACTACGAGCCGTTCCTGCTGTACCCGGAGCAGGAGGACTTCGTTCTCCGCTACTACGAGATCAACCCACAGACCGGCAAGCGCCGCTTCCGGCGGGGAGTCATCAGCCGGCCGCGGGGGTGGGGCAAGAGTCCGTTCCTGGCCGCCTTGGCGATCGTCGAGGCGCTGGGACCCGTGGTGCCGGACGGCTGGGATGCGGACGGGCAGCCCGTCGGCAAGCCATGGTCCGAGGTTCGTACCCCTCTGGTGCAGATCGCTGCGGTCTCCGAGACGCAGACGAAGAACACCTGGGCGCCGCTCCTGGAAATGCTTCAGGGCCCGGTGATCGACGAGTACGTCGGCCTGGAGCCACTGGACACCTTCGTGAATCTGCCGCGCGGCAGGATCGAGCCGATCACGTCGTCGGCACGAACGGTGAAGGGCAACAAGCCGGTGTTCGCGGTGCTGGACCAGACCGAGGAATGGGTCAAGTCGAACCGCGGCAACCGGCTGGCAGAGACGATGCGAATCAACGCGGCAAAGATCGGTGGCACGACGATCGAGTCACCGAACGCGTTCATCCCCGGTGAGGGGTCGGTGGCCGAGGAGTCGGCGGCTTTCTGGGCGAAGATTCGGGAGGGCCGGGCGCGGGACGACGGTCTGTTCTACGACCACCGCGAAGCGCCGCCCGAGACAGACATGGCGGACCGGCAGTCGCTGATCGCGGGCCTGACGTACACCTACGGAGATTCGGCGGACCGAAACGGCGGGCACGTCGACCTCGACACCCTGGTGTCGACCATCTGGGACCCAAGCACGGACCCGCAGACGGCCCGCGCGGACTTCCTGAACCAGATCACGCACGCCTCGGACTCGTGGATCTCCCAGCCTGAATGGGCGGGAACGGCCGCTCCGGCGAAGGTGGTCGGCCGCGGCGAGGAGATTGTCATCGGGTTCGACGGTTCGCGGCGCCGGAACCGTGGCGTGACAGACGCTACGGCCCTGGTTGGCTGCCGCGTATCCGACGGGCACCTGTTCCTGCTGGGCTGCTGGGAGCAGCCTGACGGGCCGTTCGGCCAAGACTGGCAGGTTCCCACGGTGGAAGTGCTGACCACGGTTGAGGACGCGTTCCGCGACTACAACGTGGTCGGCATGTACGCCGACCCGGCCCGCTGGGAGTCCCACATTGCGAAGTGGGAGGCGGATCACGGCCGCCGGCTGAAGCTGAAGGCGTCGACTCAGCACCCGATCGAATGGTGGATGACAGGCGGGCGGGCGAATCACATCGTGCGTGCGCTGGAGAAGTTCCGATCGAGCGTGGTGGACGGCGAGTTGACGCATGACGGATCGAGCGTCATGACCCGTCACATCCTCAATGCCCGCAGGCGTGAGTCCCGCAGCGGCTTGCAGATCATGAAAGAGCACCCCGACAGCCCAAAGAAGATCGACGTCGCGATTGCGGCGGTCCTGGCTTGGCAAGCCCGCGTTGACGCCATGGCCAAGGGCCTCGGTAAGAAGAAGACCGGCAGGTCGGGACGGGTGGTGGTGCTGCGATGA
- a CDS encoding DUF4429 domain-containing protein — protein MDVKGVMGNISFDGEWITIRKKEVGQQAREYRIRAADVTGTRFKPASWAFHGYLQFVLPGSAPAPESKGLLDGGRPSYSDPHSLSIRRSANDAAAKLVAAVEQTRG, from the coding sequence ATGGACGTCAAAGGCGTCATGGGGAACATCAGCTTCGACGGTGAATGGATCACCATCAGAAAGAAGGAAGTCGGCCAGCAGGCCCGCGAATACCGCATCCGGGCCGCCGACGTCACCGGCACCCGGTTCAAGCCTGCCAGCTGGGCCTTCCACGGGTACTTGCAGTTCGTCCTCCCCGGCAGCGCACCCGCGCCAGAGTCAAAAGGGCTCCTCGACGGCGGCCGGCCCTCGTACTCCGACCCGCACTCCCTGTCCATCCGCCGCAGCGCCAACGACGCGGCGGCGAAACTCGTGGCCGCCGTCGAACAGACCCGCGGCTAG
- a CDS encoding glycosyltransferase family 4 protein produces the protein MPPEHNAGAEHMLVSMLRPLVERGHDVSVWLSRYGKAHKEYEYRGIKVIPLESRLDFPTAVRKANVLVSHLECVPPTASLARGYGVPLVVVCHNTHRASFRDAAAGGTALAVYNSQWMAREAELFLAEYPKSVRPAAELIVRPPVFADEYATKPGKAITLVNCNPEKGGKVLAALAKRMPDQQFLAVRGAYGVQVLPDLPNVEIVEHVDGQDMREQVYARTKVLLMPSSYESWGRVGVEALASGIPVVAHPTPGLTESLGEAGVFVDREDLDGYEAVLRKLLTAPECQLASKRAKARSAELNPAAELAAWCTAIEGVAR, from the coding sequence ATGCCACCGGAGCACAACGCCGGGGCGGAGCACATGCTCGTCAGCATGCTCCGCCCGCTGGTGGAGCGCGGTCATGACGTGTCCGTGTGGCTGTCCCGGTACGGAAAGGCTCACAAGGAGTACGAGTATCGGGGCATCAAGGTCATCCCGCTGGAGTCCCGCCTGGACTTCCCGACCGCTGTCCGCAAGGCCAATGTGCTGGTATCGCACCTGGAGTGCGTGCCGCCGACGGCCTCTTTGGCTCGCGGGTACGGGGTGCCGCTGGTGGTGGTGTGTCACAACACGCACCGGGCCAGCTTCAGGGATGCGGCTGCTGGCGGGACCGCTTTGGCGGTCTACAACAGCCAGTGGATGGCCCGCGAGGCGGAGCTGTTCCTTGCCGAGTATCCGAAGTCGGTCAGGCCCGCAGCCGAGCTGATCGTGCGCCCGCCGGTGTTCGCCGACGAGTACGCGACGAAGCCCGGTAAGGCCATCACGTTGGTCAACTGCAACCCGGAGAAGGGCGGTAAGGTCCTCGCGGCCTTGGCGAAACGAATGCCGGACCAGCAGTTCCTTGCGGTGCGCGGCGCCTACGGGGTGCAGGTCCTCCCGGACTTGCCGAACGTGGAGATCGTTGAGCATGTGGACGGCCAGGACATGCGGGAGCAGGTGTACGCCCGCACGAAGGTGCTGCTCATGCCCAGCTCCTACGAATCATGGGGCCGGGTCGGTGTCGAGGCGTTGGCAAGCGGCATTCCCGTGGTCGCTCACCCGACGCCGGGCCTTACGGAGTCTCTTGGTGAGGCCGGGGTCTTCGTGGACCGCGAGGACCTAGACGGCTACGAGGCGGTTCTCCGGAAGCTCCTCACCGCCCCTGAGTGCCAGCTGGCCAGCAAGCGGGCGAAGGCCCGTTCTGCTGAGCTAAACCCTGCCGCCGAGCTTGCCGCGTGGTGCACTGCGATCGAGGGCGTGGCCCGATAG
- a CDS encoding HK97 gp10 family phage protein, whose translation MMPAKFKMSKKGVGQLLRSRMIQADMLNRAEKIEDLAVLIAPVGSPPDPHPGLYKASFKVTTTARGGRRKDRATATVTNTAPHAAHVEWGTEKTQAHHILLRAAQAGGG comes from the coding sequence ATGATGCCCGCGAAGTTCAAGATGTCCAAGAAGGGTGTCGGGCAGCTCCTTCGGTCCCGCATGATCCAGGCGGACATGCTGAACCGAGCGGAGAAGATCGAAGACCTAGCTGTTCTGATCGCCCCCGTGGGAAGTCCACCGGACCCGCACCCCGGCCTGTACAAGGCATCCTTCAAGGTCACAACGACGGCCCGTGGTGGTCGCCGTAAGGACCGGGCGACCGCCACAGTCACGAACACCGCCCCGCATGCCGCGCATGTGGAGTGGGGCACGGAGAAGACGCAGGCCCACCACATCCTGCTGCGGGCCGCCCAAGCGGGCGGTGGCTGA
- a CDS encoding HNH endonuclease: protein MSGGWQGSTRRSRLPSNWRSEIRPAAHARNPEHICHLCGQPGGDYLDHKTPGDDHSPDNLDWAHDAVPPHCHRYKSAAEGHAAKAARPGRQRPPEPHPGLL from the coding sequence ATGAGCGGCGGGTGGCAAGGCAGCACGCGTCGCAGCCGGCTCCCGTCCAACTGGCGCAGCGAGATCCGCCCCGCCGCCCACGCACGCAACCCCGAACACATCTGCCACCTCTGCGGACAACCCGGCGGCGACTACCTCGACCACAAAACCCCCGGCGACGACCACAGCCCCGACAACCTCGACTGGGCCCACGACGCCGTACCCCCGCACTGCCACCGGTACAAGTCCGCCGCCGAAGGCCACGCCGCTAAAGCAGCCCGACCCGGCCGGCAAAGGCCCCCCGAACCGCACCCCGGCCTCCTCTGA
- a CDS encoding phage major capsid protein — MVATAPLKLSDVNGALLPRTITAPIFEKSVEASAVMQLARPAPLALDATTSVPIPMDVPTADWVGQAARKPLSTGGVDVKQMQAKKVAVLIPVAMEVAKTNAGGLWSQLQKDLPTAFARAFDHAAIHGKTMKGATGPFTEYLAATSNSVALGTATQADGGIWADFVNGMAEVVDDDWDYTGTVADHRLKPSLLLATDTTGRPILVDTQTPGTNMAAAGTLIGEPLAYSRSVSGKQRRQSASVDTGLRAIGGDWSQAAYGVGMDITVRISDQATYVDEEGGVHSAFQENLVLLLAEAYYGFVMGDQDAFVKYTGTPSGS; from the coding sequence ATGGTGGCTACCGCCCCCCTGAAGCTTTCCGATGTCAACGGCGCACTTCTGCCGCGGACCATCACCGCTCCGATCTTCGAAAAGTCGGTGGAGGCCAGCGCCGTCATGCAACTGGCGCGCCCGGCGCCGCTGGCCCTGGATGCGACCACATCTGTGCCGATCCCGATGGATGTTCCGACCGCCGACTGGGTCGGGCAGGCGGCGCGCAAGCCCCTGTCGACCGGTGGCGTCGACGTCAAGCAGATGCAGGCCAAGAAGGTCGCGGTGCTGATCCCGGTCGCCATGGAGGTCGCGAAGACCAACGCCGGCGGCCTGTGGTCGCAGCTTCAGAAGGATCTGCCGACGGCATTCGCGCGGGCCTTCGACCACGCCGCGATCCACGGCAAGACGATGAAGGGCGCCACCGGCCCGTTCACCGAGTACCTGGCGGCAACGTCGAACTCGGTCGCCCTGGGCACCGCCACGCAGGCGGATGGCGGCATCTGGGCGGACTTCGTCAACGGCATGGCCGAGGTCGTGGACGACGACTGGGACTACACCGGCACGGTCGCCGACCACCGCCTGAAGCCCAGCCTGCTGCTGGCGACGGACACTACGGGCCGGCCGATCCTGGTCGACACGCAGACGCCGGGCACGAACATGGCGGCGGCGGGCACCCTGATCGGTGAGCCGCTGGCGTACTCGCGCAGCGTGTCGGGCAAGCAGCGGCGCCAGTCGGCGTCGGTGGACACGGGTCTGCGGGCGATCGGCGGCGACTGGTCCCAGGCCGCTTATGGCGTGGGCATGGACATCACCGTGCGGATCTCCGACCAGGCCACCTACGTGGACGAGGAGGGCGGCGTCCACTCCGCGTTCCAGGAGAACCTGGTGCTCCTCCTGGCGGAGGCGTACTACGGCTTCGTCATGGGCGACCAGGACGCGTTCGTGAAGTACACCGGCACCCCGAGCGGGTCATGA
- a CDS encoding phage portal protein, which yields MTVSIPELPLLHLSDDEMALINVLRADMMRERWVLQLKDAYFNGEQLVRDLGISIPPQLKGLHTVIGWPRVGIESLEERLDLEAFRWADGSDSSELTEIVTANDLLDESSLAHLDALTYGREYVTIGSGDYGGDSPPLISVESPLDMTLLWDARIRMGVAGLRECQTDGLVESGADERMIVLYLPNQTVTALPNASGGWEVVDRDMHNLGVVPIVRLANRQRTADRVGKSEITPDVMSITDAACRRLMGIEVAAEFFGAPQRYILGASESAFQDAEGNAKSAWETYIGRVLALERDEDGAVPTVGQFSAHDPSGQTKIIDLYARIMSAQFGLPPHMLGYTTDNPASADAIRSTEAKLVKRSERRIRRFGSRWQEAMRLALWVRDGTPPDKTRRIETVWRNPATPTVAAQADATVKLVQAGIIPADSDVTLEMAGLTEGQRQRVRADRRRSSAGASLMERLAQLDDGAQHPPPGVPDGINGL from the coding sequence ATGACCGTTTCCATCCCCGAACTTCCGCTGCTGCACTTGTCTGACGACGAGATGGCTCTGATCAACGTCCTGCGCGCGGACATGATGCGGGAACGTTGGGTGCTGCAACTGAAGGACGCGTACTTCAACGGCGAGCAGCTGGTCCGTGACTTGGGCATCAGCATTCCGCCTCAGCTCAAGGGCCTGCATACGGTCATCGGCTGGCCCCGTGTGGGGATTGAGTCGCTGGAGGAACGCCTTGACCTGGAGGCGTTCCGGTGGGCTGACGGGTCGGACTCGTCGGAGCTGACGGAGATCGTCACAGCGAATGATCTGCTGGATGAGTCATCGCTGGCGCACCTGGACGCACTGACCTACGGCCGCGAGTACGTCACCATCGGCTCCGGTGACTACGGTGGCGACTCTCCTCCGCTTATCAGCGTGGAGAGCCCGCTCGATATGACCCTGCTGTGGGATGCCCGCATACGCATGGGTGTCGCTGGTCTGCGGGAGTGCCAGACGGACGGACTGGTCGAGTCTGGCGCAGACGAGCGCATGATCGTCCTGTACCTCCCGAATCAGACGGTGACGGCGCTGCCGAACGCATCCGGCGGCTGGGAGGTCGTCGACCGCGACATGCACAACCTTGGCGTGGTTCCGATCGTCAGGCTGGCGAACCGGCAGCGCACTGCGGACCGGGTCGGCAAGTCGGAGATCACCCCGGACGTCATGAGCATCACGGACGCGGCATGCCGCCGGCTGATGGGTATCGAGGTGGCCGCCGAGTTCTTCGGGGCCCCGCAGCGGTACATCCTCGGCGCGTCGGAGTCCGCATTCCAGGATGCTGAGGGCAACGCCAAGTCGGCTTGGGAGACGTACATCGGGCGCGTCCTGGCGTTGGAGCGGGACGAGGACGGGGCCGTTCCGACGGTCGGGCAGTTTTCCGCACATGACCCTTCCGGGCAGACGAAGATCATCGACTTGTATGCGCGGATCATGTCCGCCCAGTTCGGGCTGCCACCGCACATGCTCGGCTACACCACCGACAACCCCGCCAGCGCGGACGCCATCCGATCGACAGAAGCGAAGCTGGTCAAACGTAGCGAACGCAGGATCCGTCGGTTCGGGTCCCGCTGGCAGGAAGCCATGCGCCTGGCTTTGTGGGTGCGGGACGGTACGCCGCCAGACAAGACCCGCCGCATCGAAACGGTGTGGCGAAACCCGGCAACACCGACGGTGGCAGCGCAGGCGGACGCCACGGTCAAGCTGGTGCAGGCTGGCATCATTCCTGCCGACTCCGATGTGACGTTGGAGATGGCCGGGCTGACGGAGGGGCAGCGGCAGCGGGTGCGCGCGGACCGGCGGCGCTCCTCGGCCGGCGCAAGCTTGATGGAGCGCCTCGCCCAACTGGACGACGGTGCCCAGCATCCGCCGCCGGGGGTGCCGGATGGCATCAACGGTCTCTGA
- a CDS encoding DUF5047 domain-containing protein, producing the protein MTEVVLFRPDGGVELLPHTGGSVTVDRGQAVRRTCTVIMADVSLIPRTEADKISVYGAKLRVSRGVDYGDGTQELVPLGVFRLDEGDGDPVFGPATLAGKSLECVVSDDRFTEPYTASGTVGSAIGALVRRSIPDAEILLAVADAAIGSRTWDVEADPWTAAQEIAAAAGAECYTNADGVFVIATLPDPLTTEPVWTVGAGEGGVYLKGTRGMSSAGVFNGVLARGENVADGVAASRWLATDDDPGSPTYWAGPFGHRPTFYSSSTLTSSGACRLAAELKLRAARAPNAKGDFSSLPNPALEPGDVLRVIHPDGSKELHQVQSFTVPLEVAGDFPITTIGAKEDS; encoded by the coding sequence GTGACCGAGGTGGTTCTCTTCCGCCCGGACGGTGGTGTCGAGCTGCTGCCGCACACCGGCGGCAGTGTGACCGTGGACCGCGGGCAGGCGGTGCGCCGCACGTGCACCGTCATCATGGCCGACGTGAGCCTGATCCCGCGCACCGAGGCCGACAAGATCAGCGTCTACGGCGCCAAGCTGCGTGTCAGCCGCGGCGTGGACTATGGAGACGGCACGCAGGAACTCGTCCCGCTCGGCGTGTTCCGGCTCGACGAGGGCGACGGCGACCCGGTCTTCGGGCCGGCGACCCTCGCGGGCAAGTCGCTGGAATGCGTCGTCTCGGACGACCGGTTCACCGAGCCGTACACGGCGTCCGGCACGGTCGGGTCGGCCATCGGCGCCCTGGTGCGCAGGTCCATCCCGGACGCGGAGATCCTGCTCGCCGTGGCGGACGCCGCCATAGGGTCTCGCACCTGGGACGTAGAAGCCGACCCATGGACCGCCGCACAGGAGATCGCTGCGGCGGCCGGAGCCGAGTGCTACACAAACGCCGACGGCGTGTTCGTGATCGCGACCTTGCCTGATCCGCTGACCACCGAACCGGTGTGGACCGTAGGCGCTGGCGAGGGCGGCGTGTACCTCAAGGGCACCCGCGGCATGTCGTCCGCCGGAGTCTTCAACGGGGTGCTGGCCCGTGGCGAGAACGTCGCGGACGGCGTCGCGGCGTCGCGCTGGCTTGCCACCGACGACGACCCCGGCAGCCCCACCTACTGGGCCGGGCCGTTCGGGCACCGGCCCACCTTCTACTCCTCAAGCACCCTGACCAGCAGCGGAGCTTGCCGACTTGCCGCCGAGCTGAAGCTCCGAGCCGCCCGCGCGCCGAACGCCAAGGGGGACTTCAGCTCGCTGCCCAACCCTGCCTTGGAGCCGGGCGATGTGCTGCGAGTCATCCACCCGGACGGGTCGAAAGAGCTGCACCAGGTGCAGAGCTTCACCGTGCCGCTGGAGGTCGCCGGGGACTTCCCGATCACGACCATCGGCGCCAAGGAGGACTCATGA
- a CDS encoding bifunctional DNA primase/polymerase, with protein MPTTATLAADCEHCAGPLPLMARSHARYCSSACKQAAYRARRKATDLRLAGERAARIPSELTSRARWVRYSSKKIPLRTDGRFAAVDSPASWSDFSAVDASSVGGGFGFVLTALDRIVVVDLDHAVVNGQVLPWAQRIVDALPPTYMERGRSGTGLHLWFRGEVAAGRRIRKNELAVELYSDRRYMIVGDRVSGTPLGLAELPDAAGVIASLV; from the coding sequence ATGCCCACCACCGCCACCCTTGCCGCCGACTGCGAGCACTGCGCCGGGCCGCTCCCGCTCATGGCGCGGTCGCACGCCCGGTACTGCTCGTCGGCATGCAAGCAGGCGGCCTACCGTGCCCGCCGTAAGGCGACGGACCTGCGCTTGGCCGGCGAGCGGGCGGCCCGCATCCCGTCCGAGCTGACGAGCCGTGCTCGTTGGGTGCGGTACTCGTCGAAGAAGATTCCGCTGCGGACGGATGGTCGTTTCGCCGCGGTCGATAGCCCGGCGTCTTGGTCGGACTTCTCCGCCGTGGATGCGTCTTCGGTCGGTGGCGGCTTCGGCTTCGTGCTGACCGCATTGGACAGGATCGTCGTAGTCGACCTGGACCACGCAGTGGTGAACGGCCAGGTGTTGCCGTGGGCGCAGCGGATCGTGGATGCGTTGCCGCCGACGTACATGGAGCGGGGCCGGTCCGGTACCGGCCTGCACCTGTGGTTCCGTGGCGAAGTCGCTGCCGGCCGACGAATCCGTAAGAACGAGCTGGCGGTTGAGCTGTACTCCGACCGCCGTTACATGATCGTGGGCGACCGGGTTTCCGGGACGCCCCTCGGGCTTGCTGAGTTGCCTGACGCCGCTGGAGTGATCGCCTCACTGGTCTGA
- a CDS encoding phage terminase small subunit, which yields MAGRGPQPKDPSRRARGNKDPIAQTVLRFEHAEPPELPTLSVLKDGDLVEYAWPARTLDWWEMWKASPQAEHFSSTDWDFLLDTAVVHARLWSGEMSAAGELRLRVAKFGATPEDRARLRMQFAQADEADSKRPDGPQSARERRGTLHALPPPKSSGE from the coding sequence ATGGCTGGCCGCGGCCCTCAACCGAAAGATCCGTCCCGGCGCGCTCGCGGAAACAAGGACCCGATCGCCCAGACGGTCCTCCGCTTCGAACATGCCGAGCCTCCCGAACTCCCGACACTGTCGGTGCTGAAGGACGGCGACCTGGTCGAGTACGCGTGGCCGGCCCGCACGCTGGACTGGTGGGAGATGTGGAAGGCCAGCCCGCAGGCGGAGCATTTCAGCTCGACGGACTGGGATTTCCTCCTCGACACTGCGGTGGTTCATGCGCGGCTCTGGTCTGGCGAGATGTCAGCCGCGGGTGAGCTGCGGCTGAGGGTGGCGAAGTTCGGGGCAACCCCTGAGGACCGGGCACGGCTGCGAATGCAGTTCGCGCAGGCTGACGAGGCGGACAGTAAGCGTCCTGATGGTCCACAGTCGGCTCGTGAACGGCGCGGAACGCTTCACGCGCTGCCGCCCCCCAAATCGTCCGGCGAATAG
- a CDS encoding N-acetylmuramoyl-L-alanine amidase, giving the protein MKLVTRAQWGARAYRTPNGATPYGRARKGVKVHYLGAPYKDRAHDKCAAYVRSLQASHMDDNGWSDIGYSFVVCTHGYSFEGRGLKRRNSANGNTTLNDENYAVCALVGSSGLTTPTDPQLNGIRDTIEYCREKGPAGDWLGGHRDGYATTCPGAALYAWVQEGAPRPNGSTTPEEDDPMAAITKTDIFNAVWKTDGLAAPADAADVKTNPNWQPQSILRDIQARVRANAAVEAGQSAAIARLAQLVGSGVDTTAVVAAVQQAITDAVIKVDVDINGASA; this is encoded by the coding sequence ATGAAGCTCGTCACGCGCGCCCAGTGGGGCGCCCGCGCCTACCGGACGCCGAACGGGGCCACGCCCTACGGCCGAGCCCGCAAGGGCGTGAAGGTCCACTACCTCGGCGCCCCGTACAAGGATCGGGCGCACGACAAGTGCGCCGCCTACGTGCGGTCGTTGCAGGCCAGCCACATGGACGACAACGGCTGGTCCGACATCGGATACAGCTTCGTCGTCTGCACCCACGGCTACTCGTTCGAGGGACGCGGCCTCAAACGCCGCAACTCGGCGAACGGCAACACCACGCTGAACGACGAGAACTACGCGGTGTGCGCGCTCGTCGGGTCGTCCGGCCTGACGACGCCGACCGACCCGCAACTGAATGGAATCCGCGACACGATCGAGTACTGCCGCGAGAAGGGCCCGGCCGGCGACTGGCTCGGCGGGCACCGCGACGGCTACGCCACCACCTGCCCCGGAGCCGCGCTGTACGCGTGGGTCCAGGAGGGCGCACCCCGACCGAACGGCAGCACCACCCCCGAGGAGGACGACCCCATGGCCGCCATCACGAAGACCGACATCTTCAACGCCGTCTGGAAGACCGACGGCCTCGCGGCGCCGGCGGACGCGGCGGACGTGAAGACCAACCCGAACTGGCAGCCGCAGAGCATCTTGCGTGACATCCAGGCGCGTGTGCGGGCGAACGCGGCGGTAGAGGCCGGGCAGTCGGCGGCGATCGCGCGGCTCGCGCAGCTCGTCGGGAGCGGCGTCGACACCACCGCGGTGGTCGCGGCGGTGCAGCAGGCAATCACGGACGCGGTCATCAAGGTCGACGTCGACATCAACGGGGCCTCGGCCTGA